GGGTTGCCTGCGGGGGTTCCGGGGCAGTGGTGGTGGCACCGGTGGAACTGTCGGCGGGTGCCGGGGTCCCGACCGGGGCGGCGGTGATGCGGCGGCGGAAGACCCAGTAGGTCCAGCCCTGGTACAGCAGCACCAGCGGCAGGACGAACACGGTCGCCCACGTCATCACCGTCAGCGTGTAGTGCCCGGAGGCGGCGTTGCGGATGTCGAGACCGGTGCCGTCGGCCAGGGTGGTGGGCATCAGCCACGGGTACAGCGAGCCGAACAGCAGCACCACGGTGCAGACCACCGTGACGGCGGTGGCGGTGAACGCGGTGCCGTCGTGGTGGCGGAGCATCGCGGCCACCGCGGTCAGGACGCCGACCACCGCGAGGACGGTGACGGCCCAGGTCCACGGCTTACCGTGGGAGAGCTGCGTCCACAGCAGGAATGCCGTGCCGGCGACGGCGGCGAGCACACCGACCGGGGTGATGAGCCGTCCGGCCCGGTCCCGGACCTCGCCGGCGGTCTTCAGGCGCAGGAAGCTGAGCCCGTGCAGCAGGAAGACGGTGGCGAAGGCGGCGGCCCCGAGCAGGCCGTAGGGGTTGAACAGGCCGAGCAGGGTGCCCAGGTCACTGGACATGTTCAGGTCGGCATCGACCGGGACGCCGCGGACGAGGTTGGCGAAGGCGATGCCCCACAGTACCGGTGGCAGCCAGGAGCTCACGGACACCGCGAGGTCGCAGCGGCGGCGCCAGGTCAGGCTGCCGACCTTGCCGCGCCATTCCAGTCCGACGACCCGGACGATGAGGGCGACGAGGATGAGGAACAGTGGCAGGTAGAAGCCGGAGAACAGGGTGGCGTACCACTCGGGGAAGGCGGCGAACAGGGCGCCGCCGGCGAGGATGAGCCAGACCTCGTTGCCGTCCCACACCGGGCCGATGGTGCGCAGTGCGGCGGTCCGGCGGGCATCGCGGGCAGTGCCGTCGGTGTCACGGCCGCCGAGGAACGGCAGCAGCATGCCGACGCCGAAGTCGAATCCCTCCAGCAGGAAGTACCCGGCGAACAGGCAGGTGACGAGGATGAACCAGAGGACGGGGAGATCGATACCGGACATGGCTAGACGCTCCTTCCGGCGGTGACGGGATCAGTGGAATCAGTGGACTCGGCGGACTCGGTGGGATCGGTGGCGGCGGGTGCCGTGGTGAAGTGGACCGGCTCGGCCGGTCCGGCGTCGCCGTCGACGGTCGGACCGTCTTCGACGGGCGGTCCGGCGAGCACGGCCCGGCGCACCAGCCAGAACCAGATCACGGCGAGCACCGCGTAGAGCAGGGTGAACCCGATGAGGGTGACGATGACGGTCCAGGGGGCGTGGTCGGACACGCCCATGTCGACGGTCATCCGGATCAGTTCGGTGTTCGGGTCACCGACCGAGTCCGGGTTGGGGTGGACGATCCAGGGCTGGCGTCCCATCTCGGTGAAGACCCAGCCGGCGGAGTTGGCCAGGAAGGGGGTCGGGATCGCGATGAGGGAGATCCAGCGGAAGGCCGTCGCGGCCCGGCCGGAGGGGATCCGGCCCTTCCTGGTCAGCAGCCAGCTCAGGGCGGCGAGGAAGAGGGAGACGACCATCAGTCCGATCATCATCCGGAATCCCCAGT
This is a stretch of genomic DNA from Corynebacterium nuruki S6-4. It encodes these proteins:
- the cydB gene encoding cytochrome d ubiquinol oxidase subunit II, with protein sequence MDLPVLWFILVTCLFAGYFLLEGFDFGVGMLLPFLGGRDTDGTARDARRTAALRTIGPVWDGNEVWLILAGGALFAAFPEWYATLFSGFYLPLFLILVALIVRVVGLEWRGKVGSLTWRRRCDLAVSVSSWLPPVLWGIAFANLVRGVPVDADLNMSSDLGTLLGLFNPYGLLGAAAFATVFLLHGLSFLRLKTAGEVRDRAGRLITPVGVLAAVAGTAFLLWTQLSHGKPWTWAVTVLAVVGVLTAVAAMLRHHDGTAFTATAVTVVCTVVLLFGSLYPWLMPTTLADGTGLDIRNAASGHYTLTVMTWATVFVLPLVLLYQGWTYWVFRRRITAAPVGTPAPADSSTGATTTAPEPPQATPPTTHTVTGGE